The Elgaria multicarinata webbii isolate HBS135686 ecotype San Diego chromosome 7, rElgMul1.1.pri, whole genome shotgun sequence nucleotide sequence CTGCAGGCGTGGTCCAAAGAGAGTAGCAGGGAATAGGAAGGCAATGGTAAGTcaactggtgggggggggggtcagggaagccagcagggaggggagaacagGAAACCAGCAGGATCTGGGAAACCAGCTGTTAGCAACCTGGAAGCTAGGGAGGGTTGTGTGCTTGTATATCTGAATACAAAGCCACATTTGTGGAAGGTTTATGGGATTTTTGGAGGGATTCTGAAAGTGGATTTTCATATGCTTGCAGTGAGGAGGGaaggatgtgtgtttgtgtgtatgcataCATGCATGCTGGATACATGGTGCGTGTGCGTATGCAAGAGAGAAAATGGATGGCTGTGAGTGAGATAGCGCACAGAGAGAACGTGAGTGTGCATAGGTAGTGATCCAGAGGGCAAGAGATAgaggactgggggtgggtgggaggagaatgtGTTGGCTGGCAGagttggggagagaaagagttgccttctgtgaaataagtTTTTGTTGATGCCAAAAAAATTGTGGCTTCAAACCAGCTATGCCTCCTATGTCAGTCACTTTGTCgtggtgctcaggacagtttttcaaattgccaaatgaggCCACCGGCCCCATGTTAATGTTTTGGAGTTGCTACTGCTTGTTTAGTCATTTGAACATAAGTATATCTTGAGAGATGCTACTTTGTGGGATGCATGACTGACGGGCACCGCCTTGAGGTCAATGGGATGAGCATCCCAGAGAGGAGAGTATCTTCTTGCTCTCTCGGATGctcagagagcatcaggaagtcACAGATAAATCTCTTAAGACAGGGCAGAAAATCTTTTGGTTATTAATGCAAAAATTAACTTTGTTCCGAGGCAACATCTGGTAAAGTCAGGAATCTTTTTGGATGAAAATCTTGTTTTGAGAAATTTTAGAAATTCTTTAATTAAAATCTATTTCAAAAGTGGTACTTACAGATACTTGGGTGATCTGTTAAATAGTCTGAGCGGATCCACAGGGCATTTAAATACAGAACttattgtttaaaaacaaaaaagctacAAATATATACGAAGGAAGCACATGTTCTATAAAGCTGTGATTGTAAAACAGCTTGTAATCATTTTAGTTTAGTTCAACTGGGATTTTCTTGATTCTCCCAACTTTTTGTTTTGTCATCTTGATTCTGTTGTTATTGCATTATAACATATCAATCTCATCTGTGGAGAGAAAGCCATGTGGAGAGAAAGCCATACTGCAGAACATTTTCAGAGATTTAGGTTAATTTCTGTACATGGTATAAGCAATAATACAGTCAACTGTTTTAAATACTAGTCTAATTGACTTCTATGCTAGCATAGGACTACTGTTCATCATAACCAAAATTTTGAGTAATCAAAGCAGTTCATGGTCTTTATGTTCTACAACTGATATTTGCTACCAAGTATTTACCATAAACATTTGCTAATAGCGCAGAGATGTACCCTTCAATTATTGCGGAAAATTGTGTGCAAAATATGCCTTACACATCTCATTAATACTGGGCAAAGGGgaaaatgtatgcatgttttgcactgcaactctcatcagctatAGCCAACAGGGGCTACAGAGGGGTTTGCAGTCTTTTAGCTGGAGGACCACATAGGGCGGAATCCAAAAGGGCACTTCAGCTCCTGCTGATTCTCCTatgccctgccaattccattgtgcaagtggcctCCATTACTTGTGCAACAACGATTTAGTGTTTCCAGGGCAACCCGAAACAagcaaacactcatttctggaaagaggcCAATTGGTGGGACTTGCTTAAGAGAACTCTgacgacctgcctccttccagaaaacaAGTTCCCACTCATTTTAAGATTTTCTCTAGAAAGCCCTAAATCGCCCTTGCAGCAGTCATTTCCTCAGGAGGGGTTGACAATTGTTAAAGTATAATAATTGAAGACTGACATTTGTTTTGTCTGGGATggacaactgggggggggggtgttcagggGCCATTTCTGCCCCCTGATCCTCCCTGTAGACTGCACTCCATGGAGCACTGGGGGGAAAACTTACTAGAATGTCAATATTTTTTCTGCTGCAAGTTTCAGCAATGGGGCTGCACCTGTTCTTGGTAGTGCTTAGTTTTTAGGATCTTTATTGTAAATCTCCCAGTCTCCCCTTAGTGCTTTTTTATAAGTCAGGGCTGGGTAGAAGGTAGATTATCTAGgtggtttggagtggatcagcAAGGGTTTATGTCACACAACATTTAATGAGAGCATTGACTAAAAAGCTTCCCCAACCCTTCTTTTTTGAAGGCTTGGAGGAAAATCAAGAGTGGATTTTTGTTTGGAAGTACATGGTGAATTTAGTTCTTGTACTGATCACACAATCCTGGGCTGATTATATGTCCAGAAGCACCCTATTCTCATATGCACCTGGTCCTTATTTTGCTCTTTGCCCTGTATGGTGGAtcccaggtaaaaaaaaaatgtactagTAAAAAAAATTGAGTAGATCTTGCAAGCTTGtcatctgcccactcctgctataaGTCATAATCCATGTTCCTAAACAAATGAATTAAGTTAAGGCATAAACTTTTTATCCATTCAGGAGGATATTTCAGGGCAAAAGCGAGGTACTTACTCCAGTATGATTCCCTCCAAGAGTATCTCACCCATTTACCTTTGCTTGAACACAGGACCAATCAGAATTCTGGCAAGGGAGAAATACTGATTTTTGTTGCTTCTCCCAAATCAAATTGCAGGTTAATAATTTCTTTCCTCCCCTTTCAATAATTTAAAAGAATGTTGCTGACATTCCGCAACAATTTGAAAAGTTACTACTCtggccattttctctctctttgggcaTCTGAGATCCCTACTCAGGTATATGTACAAGATTCTGAATCTCATACAGCAGTGTGCACCTCCTGCTAAAGGAAACACCTGTCTCAGGTTTGAGCTTTCTTAGACTGGGATGTTTTCAAGAAGTTGAGAACTCCAACATATATTATAATCACCACTTTTTAAAAGACaggtattaaaataaaaaaaattaagcaacaCTCCTATTAGAGTAAGGTGGCTCCTTATTAGCTGGCCAGAAATGGATCGATAGAATTGACTTGTTCTATTTGTTCATAAGAGAAAAGTCTAATGGCGCATTCTAATACTTTTAAATAAGTGTGTCAGGCCTAAACAGTTGAAAATGTTAGCTGTTCAGTTAATATtgtatacataaaaataaatcatgcAAAATATGCTTTATTCAataagtataatttaagttaTCTAGGCACACAACCATATAAAGTGAAAGTGTCCTTACCTATATTTGTTTATCAAATGTTGCACAAATTCCCTGTATTGCTTTAGCAACAGTAACTGGCTGttcgttaaaaaaaaacaccaaactatTTTGTTACAAAATGGTGCCAAATGCTTTGCATAAACTTATTTTGCTTACACCAagcttattttggtttttattaaatataTCTGAAACAAAACTAAAGAtttttgcacattttgcaaatttAAGTTTTCTGTGCTTTTTACAAGATACTCTTTTAAGTCTTTATGAAAATCTATGCCCGATcttagggggtggtggtggaaagagatATCAAATCCAAAGCAATGATTAAAATTGTAATAATCTCAGTTCTCTATAGTATTGCCACAGCTTCCAATATTTACCTATTAATACCAGTATTACTTGCCTCCAGTGGTATCTGACATGTTCAGTGATTTGTATTATGTTCAAGATATCCACATCATGCAAAACATTTAACACAATGTTTACAGAAAACTTTTGAGTGTTAAAATAATACAATGCTTGTGTGAGCAATTCATGATAAGGCTTTTATAAAGTGGCAAACCCTTAGCAGTCCACCAAAATTGGAGTATACAACTTTGTAGTATAGTTTCCCTCACAAACACTGTAATCCCTTTGGTTACCTCCAGTAATGACAACAGTCTGGATgttcataaaaaataaatctaCTTTTGATATAGGACTTGTAGAATTCACATTTCTCACACAGTACAGATACTCTTTTtgtaaaactgccaatatctttTGAAGACAACCAGTTTTCTTGTACAGTTCAAATACTTTCAAATTAAACCAGTGCCATTTTCCACCAATGTTTACAGCACTGCTTGAAAAAAATGTTCAATATCTTCATTGGCACTGTTCTGGAGTTGAGATTCTGAAATCCAATAAGATGTCATCAAGATGTCATCCGCACATTTGAACAGTAGAATCAAGGCTTCCTTCGGTATCATCTGACACTATGTCTTTTTACCACAATTGTCCCCGCTACAATATCATAGGCTGTTCGGTTATGCTGAAAAAATAGCAGGGTAATGAACGCAGGAAAGAAGGAAGCAATAGAAAAATTCTTGATCAAAGCTCGTATTGTAGATCTGAAAGGAGAAAAAATACAGCATCTCTGCAGTTTGTTGTCTAGACTGGAGAATGTTGATGCAGTGTTATATAATTTCTATAACATTGTCATATCAAAAAACAAATTATTCTCAGAATGCTACACCATTCCTGAGAACCAATATGCATATGTCTTCTTTCATTAAGATATTTCCCTCATTTTTGCTCTCATAATCAAGGATATTATTTCTAGCATGAAGTACCCACCCTTTCTATACCAACATTTGCGTGTCACACTAGTTTATTGttgcacatttttaattttacGTTTTAATAATGCACTTCTGTCATTCATTAAACAAAACCTTTTTACACAGCTTTCAGTGGTACAGCATAAATTGTGATAGAACATGGCAGATGGTCCATCGGCTTTAGTAATTATGTTAACACTGCTGCATTACTTCTTGATTAGTTGTAGCCAATCTGATCATTTAGGGAAAGCTCAACAGTAGAGTAGAAATTGAATATCTGCAAACACAGGTTATGCTATTTGGAATGGAACTTCCAGAGGTGAAGTAGGAACACACCAGAAAGTCTTGGAGGGAGTGGGATATACCCGTCGCTTACAATTCCTGATATGATATGCCTAAATGGTAAACTAGTAAAAGTCAAAGTAATATATATGGAGGAAGTATGTTAAAAATGAATGGTAATTTGTCCAATTCTTCCAATTAATTGTTATGTAAAATATATCACTGAAGTTTACAGAGCAATGGGTGCTAAGGGAGATGAGTCAGATGCCTTTTGAACATGTCAGGTTAAGTTACTGTTATAGTGGCCTTCTGCCTTGTAAACTGCTGGTTACATTGTTTAGGATCATTCTTTCCTTTTGATCAGAACAGAGCCTCTTGAACAGACTAGTATTTATTAGAGCAAGAGAAGAGAGGGCTATAGGTGAGAAACGCACTACTCCATTTTATACACATTCTACCTTTCAAGAACCACTTGCTATTATTACCTAAGAATTCGAGACAATTCAGAGAGTCAGAAATAACTATTTTCTTCTTTGGGAAATATGTCAGCCCTGCCCCTCCAAGAAGGCAAGAAGATTGAGTTATCAAGTTAAAATGTTGGTCTAGCATGactacaaaaatgaaataaattttgcTTGATGCTTTATTGCTTTTGCTGTCTTTGTGGTGCTATTTTACAGCCAGATGTCTTTACTGTTATTTTATTTGGGGCATGGGGGTTAAGCATTTGTATTGAGTTTAATTAGGTTTTATACTACCCTGGATATTAGGCTTGAGATGTGagacaaaaatgctttaaataaaattaatcccAAACTCAACAAAGCAAAGAGGAAAACAGCAATTTGCACAATATTGCCAGGAAAAAAATGAACTGCTACTTGTACTGGCAAAAACACCAGCAATACAAAAAAGTTAACTTACGTTGTCATGCTGACATTGGAGGATGGAATCACTAACACACGACTTGGTGCAATAAGAACAGATGTATCACATGTCACGACTCGAAGTCCAAGCAGAAATTTCCCAGGGGTTGCTCCACCTGCTCCCCAAATACATATAATCTGAAAGAAGAGACAATTTTGAGTTGGTCACCAGCAAATGTGTATATTTTACCTCATGTGACACTACAATAATGAAACTATCTTGATGCAGCTAGAATAGACGTAAATCTCTCATGTAATCATTCCACTGCAATGGAACTTGGTAACCTGCAGCCTTCTTCATTTGAAACAAAACCTGAAGCAATTTAGAGAAGAATAAAgctcaaacaaaacaaacaaaaactatacACACCAAATAATATCATGAGGATGGTACAAAGACAGCTCATAACTGTGGGAAAGCCAACGTAAAGAGATGTGTTTTAATAAAAGCCAGTGTTGAGGCTTGACAACTCAGAAGGGAGATCATATCAGACGTCAATGGATTTTCTGAACGGCCTCAATATTTATTGTTAATTTGTTCAAGTTAACTAAAAATTAAGGCATTCAATTAGATATTCAAGGAAAATCTCTACAGTGGATATCCTAATGACTGCATAGTTAGGGATACCTCATAGAAGCAGACTAGCAATCTGTAGACAAGAGCCACAATCATCATTTTCTGCAAGTCTTCCATGGAAGTGTCTTCATCTATTTCCTCTATAATGTAGTGCATGGCAAACTTGGAAATATCCCTGCATTGAAAATTTGATTTGAATAAGACAAGCACTCCATAGACATCTAAAAGACAACATCACAGTAAAATATAGACTCCTTTATTCAGTGGACATTTTCCCCAACAGAAATATTCAGCTGATGAGAAAGTCGATTTTAAGTGCAGAGAGTTCAATAGCAAGTAGTGTTAACAAGTTGCATTTAGTCCCAGCTGTATTTAGATCACATAAATTCCAACTGGATATTACTTACTCTTGCAATAATTTCAACTTAAAGCAGGAAATGTATACTCATTTCAgatccctattttaaaaaaatgcagcatgTTTCTACATCTATAGAGCCAAGAAATCTAGTATACATAGGAAGTTCCCAGGATGAATCCTTCTCTATCATGAACTATGGATGGTCTCAGGCAAGAAGACTACTCTCAGCTTCAGCCCTGTGtcagcaatatggggataataatacttaAGTTCCTCAAGGCTGCGGTAAGGGTTATAACATAATGAATATTTCAATGTGTATAGAAGTATGATGATGATTAAGCAAATAACCCATCTTAACATTTTATATTGACCAATGTACTACTCGGATGAATAACAGAATACACTcaagttaaaaatacattatGTGAAGCCAACAAATATTTCATAATTTAAAAGGGAAGTTGACCAATATTTGCCAAATATAATCTTCTATGGCAAATATATTATTAGGCAAATATATTATTTGCCTAAtatattcttcttctttctaGTTAGCAACACCCAAAGGACTGTTGTGCATTCAATCAATGACATTAGCTAGTGCTGCATCAGCTCAGCCTCAAAGCATGACTGCAAGCAGATATATCATCGAGGAATGGGGGTATCTGTTTGTGAAGAGAATctcttttctaaataaataaatgaaatacataaaatcaaGTTGTTGTTCATTGTACATACTTCTTACCACATATCTACAAGCCTAGCTTACACTGAGGCAGTAAACTAGTGTTTGAGCTATTCACTTGGGGACTCGTATGGAGGAATGCTGTCCCATTGAAGGGGGGATACCTTTATTCTAAAAGTCTAGCATTGTCAGGGAAAAGGTTAGACTAAGCCCCCCTCTTTAACAtctagtttttgtttttcaatcacATGagtcccacctgcagtctgaagtggaatagcccagacacaggtttactacCTCACTAAGAACTACATACATGAGCTGTTTAGAAGCAGAGAAGTGAAACATGTAGGAGTCATATTATGTACTGTATAACTTACTTTATTCCACTAAGGTGCATAATACTTAAAACGATGATTGCCTtgataaagaaaagaataaagaaaTCCACCATCTCTGCCATAAATCTGTGGGCTAAGGATGGAATAATATATTCACGacctatttaaaacaaaacaaaaaagcaacatGAGCAGGCTGAAAAACATTTATGCAATGTATGTAAGCTCAGCTTATTAAATATTTCACTTTAAATACTAATTTCCAACAATCTCCAACTAGTGTAATGTCATCACATTAAAAAGACAGAAACCACaccagatggaatggatttttgttTAACCACATGATATTCATTATGTGACCCTACGCCATGATCCTGCCCCTCCAGAAGTAGAACGCAAGGTGCAAAGGGGATCTACACAGGACTGCAGCATAACCATCTTCTATGCCATGCTGTCCTGACAGAGGGCCATTCGCAGACAGCTGAGGCCATCTCACATCCCACCTGAAGCATCTAGCGGCTCTGTCAGAACCAAGCACAATGCTGACTGTTCCAAACAGCCTGCATGCCAGTGTCCTCGGCAGGACTAGACCACCAGATGCTGTAAGGGAAGGACCAGGAGAGTCTCAATTCTCCACTGGAGTCCACTAAAacaccatgttggctggggaatgttgcaagttgtaggacttttttctgtccagatATTTATAAGATTTCCCCCTAACTGTAGGTTTTCTAGAAGCATCTCAGTAGCAATTGTTGAAAACAGGCTGCTGAACTAGCGAGACTAATCAAGTACAGCAGACTCTTATTAAAATGTTGTTGCCGCATGCTAATAATATAGAGTTAAAATTAGAATCTTGGTATACTAATgaaatattagaatcatagaatagtagagttggaaggggcctataaggccattgagtccaacccccgctcagtgcaggaatcttgtTGCTTTAAAAGCAGGGGAGCAAGACAGGTGAGTATCCCAGATGAACTCAAAAAGAGAGAGTAGTCTTAGGATGCTATAAACGAATTTATTCGTGaaaagcccaacatgtttcatcctcttgctttttattagaccttcttcaaggggttgtaacaatgtctgcagaaattatgtACAACAGATTGTTTTGTGCTATAAACACTAAGCAGGTCAATTAATATGGAATCTGTTCCTAGAGTATGCTGGTAAAAATTAATGAGATCTTTCATATTTCAAACCATAGTACGTcacataattattttaaattttgattttaaaagtaGAGAAATCTAAGATAATACTACTGTTTC carries:
- the FAM8A1 gene encoding protein FAM8A1 — translated: MEEQREAAASGSGPDEGRAAAAGSEALSAGEYSRRVHQWLWDSYCGYLSWQSGLAALMAGAATAAATSASGPPPGAYYYSSGSPCYYLLATPPAPSAQASPAPARAASAWQPPGGRHAPLAPRAGPAPASSLRDPGRPAGREYIIPSLAHRFMAEMVDFFILFFIKAIIVLSIMHLSGIKDISKFAMHYIIEEIDEDTSMEDLQKMMIVALVYRLLVCFYEIICIWGAGGATPGKFLLGLRVVTCDTSVLIAPSRVLVIPSSNVSMTTSTIRALIKNFSIASFFPAFITLLFFQHNRTAYDIVAGTIVVKRHSVR